In Arachis hypogaea cultivar Tifrunner chromosome 2, arahy.Tifrunner.gnm2.J5K5, whole genome shotgun sequence, a genomic segment contains:
- the LOC112745024 gene encoding small ribosomal subunit protein eS24z, whose protein sequence is MADKAVTIRTRKFMTNRLLSRKQFVIDVLHPGRANVSKAELKEKLARIYDVKDPNTVFVFKFRTHFGGGKSTGFGLIYDTVENAKKYEPKYRLIRNGLDTKVEKSRKQMKERKNRAKKIRGVKKTKASDAAKAGKK, encoded by the exons ATGGCTGACAAAGCGGTTACCATCAGAACAAGGAAGTTTATGACTAACAGGCTCCTCTCCAGAAAGCAATTC GTCATTGATGTTCTTCATCCAGGGAGGGCAAATGTTTCTAAG GCTGAGCTTAAGGAGAAGCTTGCTAGAATCTATGATGTTAAGGACCCCAACACCGTCTTTGTGTTTAAGTTCCGCACCCATTTCGGAGGTGGCAAATCCACTGGTTTTGGTTTGATTTATGACACTGTTGAGAATGCAAAGAAGTATGAGCCTAAGTACAGACTAATTAGG AATGGACTTGATACTAAGGTTGAAAAGTCAAGGAAGCAAATGAAGGAGAGAAAGAACAGGGCAAAGAAGATCCGTGGAGTAAAGAAG acCAAGGCTTCTGATGCTGCCAAGGCTGGAAAGAAATGA